A single Anas acuta chromosome 27, bAnaAcu1.1, whole genome shotgun sequence DNA region contains:
- the NCAPH gene encoding condensin complex subunit 2 isoform X1, whose amino-acid sequence MSVATPRRGSGGLASPAPRPLGSSATPTLSDCPGNDDERERRQRRRSRAVDLQLGGAQAALGLVSPVPGQPDASLSAAPRWTNAQISDHYATCIKLFTENKITTKNVFGLHLIDYMTDILKQKDSELMNFKIAAGTLDASAKIYAVRVDVVHADTYKVLGGLGKGSTPTEDTDSPKGAEDSAASGTVKRVQAKKKHSFKTIEQNLNNINVTDDNRRCEVDPMFQKTSASFDECSTAGIFLTSLRTQSCHSKLLFDSEIVPLPSSATVTLPNCDPVKVTDLNLLLSQCIEKRPICSSLAGFQFTHWDAESHDESVSALLDKFKKSDQVFNINAEIDSYVEDGVLMLPDDDFNTDSPRSKVADEIGEFTENKSFRTVHESKGLDAVPFGEGDIGTMCFHLSMKPGEYSYFSPQTLSMWAGPDHWRFKPHHKSGSISEQQNKKRMAKKGFEINFDEDIDFETYFRKTKAALTLNKSILESQNMKATTLPADFNYNPNNIVQLFLKPLVKLCRPSEPGSSLDHEDEIGEYDYNNPNDTSNFCPAVQAADSGDDNDPIQFMSQTEHFNLNAHPEGQDEEFNGVVGADITMYGELNLIAEPQKVNKIAIQYAKTAKKMDMKKLKQNMWDILLDTGKKQPLAEIEDMEKDPSVVTGEKAFSDITKELLHRLPSILVKNLSVPLAFTCLLHLANEKNLILEGTEDLSDVLVKQGN is encoded by the exons ATGAGCGTCGCGACCCCCCGGCGGGGCAGCGGCGGGCTCGCGTCTCCCGCGCCGCGGCCGCTCGGCAGCTCGGCCACCCCCACGCTGAGCGACTGCCCCGGCAACGATGACGAGCGGGAgaggcggcagcggcggcgtTCGCGGGCCGTGGACCTGCAGCTCGGCGGCGCCCAGGCGGCGCTGGGCCTCGTCTCGCCGGTGCCCGG GCAGCCGGATGCGTCGCTGTCGGCGGCCCCGCGATGGACGAACGCGCAGATCTCGGACCACTACGCCACCTGCATCAAGCTGTTCACCGAGAAC aaaatcacCACAAAGAATGTTTTTGGCTTACACCTGATAGACTATATGACAGATATACTGAAACAGAAGGACTCCGAACTGATGAACTTCAAG ATAGCAGCTGGCACCCTTGATGCCAGTGCGAAGATTTATGCTGTGCGTGTAGACGTAGTCCATGCAGATACGTACAAAGTTCTTGGAGGCTTGGGCAAGGGCTCGACACCTACAGAAGATACGGACAGCCCAAAAGGAG CAGAAGACAGTGCAGCTTCTGGTACTGTCAAGAGAGTccaggcaaagaaaaagcattcattCAAAACCATTGAGCAGAACTTGAACAACATCAATGTGACAGATGATAATCGCAGATGTGAG GTTGACCCCATGTTTCAGAAAACATCAGCATCTTTTGATGAATGCAGCACAGCTGGCATTTTCCTCACCAGCCTGCGTACCCAAAGTTGCCACAGTAAGCTCCTCTTTGACTCGGAGATCGTGCCTCTCCCATCTTCGGCAACCGTCACTCTGCCAAACTGTGATCCTGTGAAAGTGACAGATTTAAACT TGCTGCTATCACAGTGCATTGAAAAACGCCCCATCTGCTCTTCACTGGCTGGTTTCCAGTTTACACATTGGGATGCTGAATCCCATGATGAG TCAGTGTCAGCCCTGTTGGATAAATTTAAGAAGAGTGATCAAGTGTTCAACATCAATGCAGAGATAGACAGTTATGTAGAAGATGGTGTTCTCATGCTGCCAGATGATGACTTCAACACTGATTCACCCAGGAGTAAAGTAGCAGATGAAATTGGGGAATTCACAGAAAACAAGTCCTTCAGGACAGTCCATGAGAGCAAGGG ACTTGATGCAGTTCCTTTTGGAGAGGGAGACATCGGAACCATGTGCTTTCATCTCTCCATGAAGCCAGGGGAATACTCCTACTTCAGTCCCCAAACTCTCTCAATGTGGGCTGGCCCAGACCACTGGCGTTTCAAACCTCACCACAAAT ctggtTCTATCTCTGAACAACAGAATAAGAAGAGGATGGCAAAGAAAGGATTTGAAATAAACTTTGATGAGGATATTGACTTTGAGACGTATTTCCGTAAGACCAAG GCTGCTTTAACTCTGAACAAATCCATTCTGGAAAGCCAAAACATGAAGGCCACCACACTTCCTGCAGACTTCAACTATAATCCTAACAATATTGTCCAGCTGTTTCTCAAACCACTTGTTAAG ctctgcaggccgTCTGAGCCAGGCAGCTCATTGGATCATGAAGATGAGATCGGCGAGTATGATTACAACAACCCCAATGACACCTCCAATTTCTGCCCTGCAGTGCAG GCCGCAGACAGCGGTGATGACAATGATCCCATTCAATTCATGAGCCAAACAGAGCATTTCAACCTTAATGCTCACCCTGAGGGTCAAGACGAGGAGTTCAATGGAGTTGTTGGTGCTGATATTACAATGTATGGAGAGCTGAACCTTATTGCTGAGCCCCAGAAG GTCAATAAGATAGCAATTCAGTATGCAAAGACAGCCAAGAAAATGGACATGAAGAAGTTAAAGCAAAACATGTGGGACATCTTACttgatacaggaaaaaaacaaccgCTGGCAGAG ATTGAAGATATGGAGAAAGACCCATCAGTGGTAACAGGCGAGAAGGCCTTCAGCGACATCACAAAGGAACTGCTTCACAG GCTGCCTTCTATACTGGTGAAAAATCTGTCTGTCCCTTTAGCCTTCACCTGCCTCTTGCATCTGGCAAATGAGAAG AATCTCATATTGGAGGGTACAGAGGACTTGTCTGATGTCCTGGTGAAACAAGGTAACTGA
- the NCAPH gene encoding condensin complex subunit 2 isoform X2 — translation MSVATPRRGSGGLASPAPRPLGSSATPTLSDCPGNDDERERRQRRRSRAVDLQLGGAQAALGLVSPVPGQPDASLSAAPRWTNAQISDHYATCIKLFTENKITTKNVFGLHLIDYMTDILKQKDSELMNFKIAAGTLDASAKIYAVRVDVVHADTYKVLGGLGKGSTPTEDTDSPKGEDSAASGTVKRVQAKKKHSFKTIEQNLNNINVTDDNRRCEVDPMFQKTSASFDECSTAGIFLTSLRTQSCHSKLLFDSEIVPLPSSATVTLPNCDPVKVTDLNLLLSQCIEKRPICSSLAGFQFTHWDAESHDESVSALLDKFKKSDQVFNINAEIDSYVEDGVLMLPDDDFNTDSPRSKVADEIGEFTENKSFRTVHESKGLDAVPFGEGDIGTMCFHLSMKPGEYSYFSPQTLSMWAGPDHWRFKPHHKSGSISEQQNKKRMAKKGFEINFDEDIDFETYFRKTKAALTLNKSILESQNMKATTLPADFNYNPNNIVQLFLKPLVKLCRPSEPGSSLDHEDEIGEYDYNNPNDTSNFCPAVQAADSGDDNDPIQFMSQTEHFNLNAHPEGQDEEFNGVVGADITMYGELNLIAEPQKVNKIAIQYAKTAKKMDMKKLKQNMWDILLDTGKKQPLAEIEDMEKDPSVVTGEKAFSDITKELLHRLPSILVKNLSVPLAFTCLLHLANEKNLILEGTEDLSDVLVKQGN, via the exons ATGAGCGTCGCGACCCCCCGGCGGGGCAGCGGCGGGCTCGCGTCTCCCGCGCCGCGGCCGCTCGGCAGCTCGGCCACCCCCACGCTGAGCGACTGCCCCGGCAACGATGACGAGCGGGAgaggcggcagcggcggcgtTCGCGGGCCGTGGACCTGCAGCTCGGCGGCGCCCAGGCGGCGCTGGGCCTCGTCTCGCCGGTGCCCGG GCAGCCGGATGCGTCGCTGTCGGCGGCCCCGCGATGGACGAACGCGCAGATCTCGGACCACTACGCCACCTGCATCAAGCTGTTCACCGAGAAC aaaatcacCACAAAGAATGTTTTTGGCTTACACCTGATAGACTATATGACAGATATACTGAAACAGAAGGACTCCGAACTGATGAACTTCAAG ATAGCAGCTGGCACCCTTGATGCCAGTGCGAAGATTTATGCTGTGCGTGTAGACGTAGTCCATGCAGATACGTACAAAGTTCTTGGAGGCTTGGGCAAGGGCTCGACACCTACAGAAGATACGGACAGCCCAAAAGGAG AAGACAGTGCAGCTTCTGGTACTGTCAAGAGAGTccaggcaaagaaaaagcattcattCAAAACCATTGAGCAGAACTTGAACAACATCAATGTGACAGATGATAATCGCAGATGTGAG GTTGACCCCATGTTTCAGAAAACATCAGCATCTTTTGATGAATGCAGCACAGCTGGCATTTTCCTCACCAGCCTGCGTACCCAAAGTTGCCACAGTAAGCTCCTCTTTGACTCGGAGATCGTGCCTCTCCCATCTTCGGCAACCGTCACTCTGCCAAACTGTGATCCTGTGAAAGTGACAGATTTAAACT TGCTGCTATCACAGTGCATTGAAAAACGCCCCATCTGCTCTTCACTGGCTGGTTTCCAGTTTACACATTGGGATGCTGAATCCCATGATGAG TCAGTGTCAGCCCTGTTGGATAAATTTAAGAAGAGTGATCAAGTGTTCAACATCAATGCAGAGATAGACAGTTATGTAGAAGATGGTGTTCTCATGCTGCCAGATGATGACTTCAACACTGATTCACCCAGGAGTAAAGTAGCAGATGAAATTGGGGAATTCACAGAAAACAAGTCCTTCAGGACAGTCCATGAGAGCAAGGG ACTTGATGCAGTTCCTTTTGGAGAGGGAGACATCGGAACCATGTGCTTTCATCTCTCCATGAAGCCAGGGGAATACTCCTACTTCAGTCCCCAAACTCTCTCAATGTGGGCTGGCCCAGACCACTGGCGTTTCAAACCTCACCACAAAT ctggtTCTATCTCTGAACAACAGAATAAGAAGAGGATGGCAAAGAAAGGATTTGAAATAAACTTTGATGAGGATATTGACTTTGAGACGTATTTCCGTAAGACCAAG GCTGCTTTAACTCTGAACAAATCCATTCTGGAAAGCCAAAACATGAAGGCCACCACACTTCCTGCAGACTTCAACTATAATCCTAACAATATTGTCCAGCTGTTTCTCAAACCACTTGTTAAG ctctgcaggccgTCTGAGCCAGGCAGCTCATTGGATCATGAAGATGAGATCGGCGAGTATGATTACAACAACCCCAATGACACCTCCAATTTCTGCCCTGCAGTGCAG GCCGCAGACAGCGGTGATGACAATGATCCCATTCAATTCATGAGCCAAACAGAGCATTTCAACCTTAATGCTCACCCTGAGGGTCAAGACGAGGAGTTCAATGGAGTTGTTGGTGCTGATATTACAATGTATGGAGAGCTGAACCTTATTGCTGAGCCCCAGAAG GTCAATAAGATAGCAATTCAGTATGCAAAGACAGCCAAGAAAATGGACATGAAGAAGTTAAAGCAAAACATGTGGGACATCTTACttgatacaggaaaaaaacaaccgCTGGCAGAG ATTGAAGATATGGAGAAAGACCCATCAGTGGTAACAGGCGAGAAGGCCTTCAGCGACATCACAAAGGAACTGCTTCACAG GCTGCCTTCTATACTGGTGAAAAATCTGTCTGTCCCTTTAGCCTTCACCTGCCTCTTGCATCTGGCAAATGAGAAG AATCTCATATTGGAGGGTACAGAGGACTTGTCTGATGTCCTGGTGAAACAAGGTAACTGA